In Ornithinibacter aureus, the genomic stretch CCGTGCAGCAGGCGCGCCGGGACGCAGGCCTCGAGGTCTCGGACCGGATCTCGCTCGAGGTCACCGGTGCCGAGTTCGTCTACCGGTCGGTGCTGAACCACCGCGACCTGCTGAGCGGCGAGACGCTGGCCGAGCAGCTGTCGGTGACCCCCGACCTCGACGCCCTCGACCCGGATGCCGCGGACGTCACCGAGGTGACCGTCGGCGAGCGCTTCCCGGCACGCCTGAGGATCACCGTGCGCTGACTCGTCGTTCCGACGAGCTGTGCGCGTGCATACCTCCAGATGGACGCATGCCCTCGCTGGGCGATACTATCGAGATGCGATAGCGTCTGGGAGTGGCCATCCAGTCCTTCGCCGATGCGAACACAGAGAAGGTCTGGCGCCGCAAACACGTCGCCCGGCTTGGCACCGACATCCAACGGGCCGCGCAGAAGAAGCTTCGGCTCCTCAACGCGGCCGGCACGTTGGGCGATCTGCGCGTTCCGCCGGGCAACCGCCTGGAGAAGCTGACCGGAAGCCGAGCCGGTCAGCACTCGATCCGAGTCAACGACCAGTTCCGCATCTGCTTCACCTGGACCGCGGGCGGGCCAACCGACGTCGAGATCGTCGACTACCACTAGAAGGGAGGCAATGCGATGACCAAGGCACACGACCCGATCACGCCGGGAGAGATCCTGCGCACCGAGTTCCTCGAGCCGCTGGAGATCAGCCAGTACCGGCTGGCGCAGGCAACCGGCCTGAGTCAGACCCGCATCGGGGAGATCGTCCGCGGCAGGCGACGTATCACCACGGAAACCGGCCTGCGACTCTCCCGCGCGCTTGGGACCAGCGAGCGCTTCTGGATCAACATCCAGGCCGACTACGACATCGAAGTCGAACACGACACCCACGAGGATGACCTGAACCGCATCGAGAGTCTGGTCAGTTAGGGCACCGCTACGCGTGCGTGCACCGTCGCCTGCCGACCGCCTGCCACCTGTCGGTGACGCCGGACCCCGACGCCCTCGACCGGGATACCGCGGACGTCACCGAGGTGACCGTGGGCGAGCGCTTCCCCGCCCGCCTGCGGATCGTGAGGCGCTGACCGGCATGCGGTGAAAGTTCCCTGTTCCTTGGGCCCAGCCCGGCACGTACACCGTCGTCGTGGAGAACCACGGGGGCCGGTACGCCGGACACCGACTGGACGGGAGAGGTCGCTTGGGGGCCACCTCCGTCGTGTGACCGCTGCGCACCGGAGTCAGCGACAATGGGCCGGTGAGCCCCGCACCCGATGCCGCCCAGCGCGATGCCGCGCACCAGCTCGACCTGACCCGCCGGATGCGCGAGGTCGAGGCCTCGATCCTCTCCCGGGCGCCCGAGCACGACCTCGAGCCCTCACTCGACCGCATCCGCGCCGTCATGGAGCTGCTGGGCGACCCGCAACGCACCTTCCCCGTCATCCACGTCACGGGGACCAACGGCAAGACGAGCACGTCGCGGATCATCGAGGCCCTCCTGCGCGAGCTCGGTCTGAACACCGGGCGCTTCACCTCACCGCACCTGCACTCGATGACCGAGCGCATCGCCATCGGTGGGCGCCCCATCGACGCCGAGAGGTTCCTCGCGGCCTACGACGAGGTGATCCCGTTCGTCGAGATGGTCGACGCCCGCTCGATCATCGACGGCGGGCCGGCGATGACGTACTTCGAGGTCATCGTCGCCGTCGCCTACGCCGCCTTCGCGGACCTGCCCGTCGACGTCGCGGTCATGGAGGTGGGCATGGGGGGTGCCTGGGATGCCACCAACGTCATCGACGCGCCGGTCAGCGTCATCACGCCCATCGGGCTGGACCACCAGCACTTCCTCGGCGACACCATCGAGCTCATCGCGACCGAGAAGGCCGGGATCATCAAGCCCGACGCGATCACGGTCATGGCCGTGCAACCCGAGCCGGATGCCGTCGACGTGCTGAGTGCGCGGGCCGCCGAGGTGGGTGCCCGGATCGTCGCCGAGGGGGTCGACATCGGGGTCACGGCGCGCGACGTCGCCTTCGGTGGCCAGCAGATCTCGGTGCGTGGGCTCGCCGCGGAGTACGAGGACCTGTTCCTGCCGCTGCACGGGACCCATCAGGCGCAGAACGCGGCGGTTGCCATCGCCGCGGTCGAGGCCTTCCTCGGCGGGGGAGAGCAGCCGCTCGACATCGACGTGCTGCGGGCAGGGTTGGCGACCGCCGAGTCCCCCGGGCGATTGGAGATCGTGCGGCGCAGCCCCACGGTGCTCGTCGACGCCGCGCACAACCCCGCGGGTGCCGAGGTGCTGGCCAGGGCCATCACCGAGTCGTTCACCTTCGCCCGCCTCGTCGGGGTCATCG encodes the following:
- a CDS encoding HigA family addiction module antitoxin, translated to MTKAHDPITPGEILRTEFLEPLEISQYRLAQATGLSQTRIGEIVRGRRRITTETGLRLSRALGTSERFWINIQADYDIEVEHDTHEDDLNRIESLVS
- a CDS encoding bifunctional folylpolyglutamate synthase/dihydrofolate synthase; this translates as MSPAPDAAQRDAAHQLDLTRRMREVEASILSRAPEHDLEPSLDRIRAVMELLGDPQRTFPVIHVTGTNGKTSTSRIIEALLRELGLNTGRFTSPHLHSMTERIAIGGRPIDAERFLAAYDEVIPFVEMVDARSIIDGGPAMTYFEVIVAVAYAAFADLPVDVAVMEVGMGGAWDATNVIDAPVSVITPIGLDHQHFLGDTIELIATEKAGIIKPDAITVMAVQPEPDAVDVLSARAAEVGARIVAEGVDIGVTARDVAFGGQQISVRGLAAEYEDLFLPLHGTHQAQNAAVAIAAVEAFLGGGEQPLDIDVLRAGLATAESPGRLEIVRRSPTVLVDAAHNPAGAEVLARAITESFTFARLVGVIAVMKDKDALGVLQALEPVLDDVVVTRTTSPRAMTPRQLGELAAEVFGEQRVTVVEELPDALDVAAGMADADGGVSGGVLATGSVVTAAEVRMLLGTTAV
- a CDS encoding type II toxin-antitoxin system RelE/ParE family toxin, producing the protein MAIQSFADANTEKVWRRKHVARLGTDIQRAAQKKLRLLNAAGTLGDLRVPPGNRLEKLTGSRAGQHSIRVNDQFRICFTWTAGGPTDVEIVDYH